aaaatataggaaGGTCCGaaggtacatattttgtaatagcGAATCATATATAAATCTTACTTCTGATTactgataaatattttcatagaaTGATGATATCTTGagtaaaattttgatttttttttatagttgcgTACATagaccataatatataactatatatcgTATTGTaaagatgaaataaaataataataaaattcctaaatacgacacagttacaaataaaaaaatataaagtataaaactatattacggttgtacgtaggtacctatataaaatacattcaaatgtTCATTAACACCGAACTTGACTAAAGCAGTTcaagttattattactattaaacatACACTTGTCTTAATACTAatatacagtacaatattatacaatatatataaattaatataaactaatcaGCTACAATTGTTATTACAAGGACCCAAACATAGGTGGAAATAAAGAGTACTTTTATCATTAGTTTTGAGTTCATACTTTAAAACACACGctcatatgaaatatattatatttttaaattgttagatTCGTCTCATATAGgtgttttcaaaattgttgtgatttgcggttgaatttttttcattagttgtaaaatatgtatatcgtgaattagtttattgttttaccaatgttatcacattttaaaaaatatctgtcATCGAAATaagattgttattataataacagtccGACAAAACCATTTGTCTCACCGCGGGTTGAGCTCAgtaacagaatataatatagtgataaaaCATTCGATCCAAACGGGACACGAGATAAAAAAAAGTCgcatgatacaatattatgcgttattgaatataaaataaagtaagtaataaatttaaagtggatcctcaataatatataagtgtgaCGTCCCAAGAGGAATGGACATGCCCCTCCTCAGAGTTCTCTACAGATACGATTAAACATAGGTACTAGAAACgtgctaaaaaatatttattcgagtggcattatatataaaaatgtaggtacctattgtacaaTTGTAGTGTGGGCCGTagggcacataatattattatgggttagaaaataatatgtcttaaataGGAAATGACGTGTGCACTgcgcaataaatataaataaataaaacagtaaatGCGCCTGCGCCGACgtcacataaattatattattatgcaatattagcattactataataattatacaggtAGTATAGGCAATATAATGACTGTGCGATCGTGTCAACCACGGTTCACGCGCCGCGGTAGCTTGTATATGCCGAACGTGACCAGGTTGGCGACCGGCTTGGACAGCTCCATGTTGATCTCCAACATTTTCCGCTTGCCGACCGTTACCGTCCGCTTGCTGAACGTGTAGTAGTCGTTGGCGAGTGGATAGCTGCTCGTGTCCAGCGTGCTGGGTATGGGCAACGTGCCGAGGTCCGGTGACCTGGCGGCGATCGTGATGCCGGTGATGGTGACCAGATCCTTGGGAGGGTCGTAGTACACGACGGCACCGCCGTAGTGGCCGGGTGCCGCGCCGCCCGGCTTGTACGTGGTCAGCCCGCACGTCTCGATGTGCGCGTCCACGAACCCGCTGAACGTCCGGGTACCGGAGTACGCGAACAAGTTGTAGTCCGTCGTGTCGTTGTTGTTCTCGTTCCGCCAGCGCACCGTCATCGCGCATTCGAACCCATCGTGCTCGTACTGGAATGACGCGGAGAGTGTGTCGTCATGTTGTTCTGCGTCCGGGTCCGCGGACCGCATGGTTACCACGTGGAAGTCCTTAAAGCTGTTGTCCACGAAGAACCTGTTCAGGGCGGATTGATAGATGaagatgacataataatattatacatgggaGGGAAATTCCTGTACGCGGTTTACGCGGCATGGTATACTGTGGTCgaagatatcatattatttattaatataggtatcataatGGTTTTTACCAAAACCTCCTCGATCACACTTGTATACAAAgctatttatatagttttctaTATTTTGGTTGGTTGGCGACACTGATTGAaacagtattaattattatacacgtcaTATGCGGGTTGCATGAAAAATTGGTTAATTTAATAGTTCGATAAAATTGAATGGACCAATCATGGACCCTTGAATCATGTTTCATCAGGTCACTATTGATTCAATGAATGTATAGTGATTGTTCATGCAACACCGCAATATTGTCATACATTTTCACTCATAGCGTATGTGGACCGATATGGAGGATCAAAAATTTGGGCAATTGCCAGTTACATCGCACGATGAGTGGTGAAGAAATAGTTGGAGTTTTCAACATGAAAAAAATCTAGTTATTAGACAGGGTTTttgaataaacttaaaatatcgcTCGCAAAACACATTTCataatacttaaacatttttgattaaattattgatatcatattattatatgagtgaTTTTAAAATCTGAGTCCAATGCGACCTGCACCTAAGtataaagttttcaattttcaaatgaacattttttttttttcaaaatccaaCTATTTCTGGAAGTGTTAATATTTATCTCGTAGTGCAAATGTTTGTACTAAATATGTGTTATGTCCGACACCCTTATTAGTAGCTAGTTTAGATGCAAATATAACGTGTGCTTGTGTTCTTTATAAATATCTACATTtcagtgtaaattatattgtcttttgtatcgtatataaatttgatttctaTATCTCCCaaaactgttttttattttttattttataatctcgtAATTACAAAACAACCATAATTTTATCGTTCTACTGGTGTGAAATTTTGAATTAGTATTTAcacgtacctattattttaatattttaaatttaaatatttaaacattatattaaaattgccTTTATCAAACTCCTTAAAAAGCAAGTGCGTCCTAGAAAATAAAGTGGCATATATATTCACCAtctatttaattacatttgtataCTATGTACTgcatattctatttatttttataaacaaaaaaagtatagGGAATAAGCATATTTTCAGGTTTCTCCAAGTCCCCAAACAAGTCCCAACATACGCCACAATGATTGTAATACGTATAACTTTGAATGTATAgacatattaaactattataatttagatgtGTGAGAAATCAAACTAACCTAAAATCACTGGGCCGGTTTCTATTTGGTGAGGATTTTTCTTTACCATAAGGTAAGACAAGGTTATCTGACATAAATGTCTGATAGTTACTATCGATCGAACATTTCTTTGATTGTATATCACAATTGTTGTATTGTCTTTTCAACACTCTTGACAATATTATCTGAGTGCCAGGTCGGTCAGGCATGAACATGACTAATGGTCCGTCCCGACCAGCGTAAATGCCACTACCTCCACCACCCATTGATGGAGCGTTGTAACTAGCTGCTATTAGATTCACATCATTGGTATATGCCCAGCCAGCTTGCACAGAATCAGCTAAAACATTAGAAACCAtccaattattaaactataattaggTAACggtctttaaaattatattttagtatgattacaataagttttaaaatatgtttgttgttatttgtaagtttttgtttataaaatgatattgtaagttgtaactcaCAAAATGACGCGAAATACAAATTTCCCAAACTCAGTCGTCCGGGTCGGTATTATGGCCTGTACAGTGTACCTACGTACTCTGTAGACACTACGACTtacgagaatattattattcattataatttgtatttactttgagtttagataatattattatcttactaTAGATCCATTTACTAGCatgaaaaatgtgtataataatcagATAATGACaattcagaaatattttttttagaaacatgcatagaaaataaacataatagtattatttgaataatttaaattcattaggTTATACAAACTATCGTGACGTATTTTgagataattatgtaaaaataaaataaattatgcgtATCTATTGGTGTACATCAagtgtatgtattattttatgtgtattgtattttaatacaaacagGATACGGTAAATatatgttgtaaattgtaatagtataataactataaataatgtattctaACCTGTCAGCAGAGGAATTTCTGAAAACCAAGccgttgaaaatataatatccttAACGCCTGTTTCACGAATAAGCCGAGCTGCGGGATCTTGAAATAGTATATCAAAACATATAAACATTCCAAATCTCACGCC
This genomic window from Metopolophium dirhodum isolate CAU chromosome 1, ASM1992520v1, whole genome shotgun sequence contains:
- the LOC132934711 gene encoding vanin-like protein 1 isoform X4, whose translation is MILALLFITLISLLTLMVSGNETTKNKGYDSQYYIAAVVEYHPNLGSNPLQSMQNNLPIYEDIIHHASQYDVDILVFPEAGLTGVTLPDNRKEIKTFLTEIPSPESNTIPCFTQYCSTVLNKLSCAARLHHMYVVVNLPEIEYCKTEDDDSCPEDLANYYNTNVVFNREGRIVARYRKFNLFGELGFNHTNSSELCTFDTDFGVRFGMFICFDILFQDPAARLIRETGVKDIIFSTAWFSEIPLLTADSVQAGWAYTNDVNLIAASYNAPSMGGGGSGIYAGRDGPLVMFMPDRPGTQIILSRVLKRQYNNCDIQSKKCSIDSNYQTFMSDNLVLPYGKEKSSPNRNRPSDFRFFVDNSFKDFHVVTMRSADPDAEQHDDTLSASFQYEHDGFECAMTVRWRNENNNDTTDYNLFAYSGTRTFSGFVDAHIETCGLTTYKPGGAAPGHYGGAVVYYDPPKDLVTITGITIAARSPDLGTLPIPSTLDTSSYPLANDYYTFSKRTVTVGKRKMLEINMELSKPVANLVTFGIYKLPRRVNRG
- the LOC132934711 gene encoding vanin-like protein 1 isoform X2 gives rise to the protein MGSLTMTLLLICFRIKNITIKLLSNYIMILALLFITLISLLTLMVSGNETTKNKGYDSQYYIAAVVEYHPNLGSNPLQSMQNNLPIYEDIIHHASQYDVDILVFPEAGLTGVTLPDNRKEIKTFLTEIPSPESNTIPCFTQYCSTVLNKLSCAARLHHMYVVVNLPEIEYCKTEDDDSCPEDLANYYNTNVVFNREGRIVARYRKFNLFGELGFNHTNSSELCTFDTDFGVRFGMFICFDILFQDPAARLIRETGVKDIIFSTAWFSEIPLLTADSVQAGWAYTNDVNLIAASYNAPSMGGGGSGIYAGRDGPLVMFMPDRPGTQIILSRVLKRQYNNCDIQSKKCSIDSNYQTFMSDNLVLPYGKEKSSPNRNRPSDFRFFVDNSFKDFHVVTMRSADPDAEQHDDTLSASFQYEHDGFECAMTVRWRNENNNDTTDYNLFAYSGTRTFSGFVDAHIETCGLTTYKPGGAAPGHYGGAVVYYDPPKDLVTITGITIAARSPDLGTLPIPSTLDTSSYPLANDYYTFSKRTVTVGKRKMLEINMELSKPVANLVTFGIYKLPRRVNRG
- the LOC132934711 gene encoding vanin-like protein 1 isoform X5, which translates into the protein MDLKNTMLTLMVSGNETTKNKGYDSQYYIAAVVEYHPNLGSNPLQSMQNNLPIYEDIIHHASQYDVDILVFPEAGLTGVTLPDNRKEIKTFLTEIPSPESNTIPCFTQYCSTVLNKLSCAARLHHMYVVVNLPEIEYCKTEDDDSCPEDLANYYNTNVVFNREGRIVARYRKFNLFGELGFNHTNSSELCTFDTDFGVRFGMFICFDILFQDPAARLIRETGVKDIIFSTAWFSEIPLLTADSVQAGWAYTNDVNLIAASYNAPSMGGGGSGIYAGRDGPLVMFMPDRPGTQIILSRVLKRQYNNCDIQSKKCSIDSNYQTFMSDNLVLPYGKEKSSPNRNRPSDFRFFVDNSFKDFHVVTMRSADPDAEQHDDTLSASFQYEHDGFECAMTVRWRNENNNDTTDYNLFAYSGTRTFSGFVDAHIETCGLTTYKPGGAAPGHYGGAVVYYDPPKDLVTITGITIAARSPDLGTLPIPSTLDTSSYPLANDYYTFSKRTVTVGKRKMLEINMELSKPVANLVTFGIYKLPRRVNRG
- the LOC132934711 gene encoding vanin-like protein 1 isoform X3 — its product is MKCCKLLLYRIKNITIKLLSNYIMILALLFITLISLLTLMVSGNETTKNKGYDSQYYIAAVVEYHPNLGSNPLQSMQNNLPIYEDIIHHASQYDVDILVFPEAGLTGVTLPDNRKEIKTFLTEIPSPESNTIPCFTQYCSTVLNKLSCAARLHHMYVVVNLPEIEYCKTEDDDSCPEDLANYYNTNVVFNREGRIVARYRKFNLFGELGFNHTNSSELCTFDTDFGVRFGMFICFDILFQDPAARLIRETGVKDIIFSTAWFSEIPLLTADSVQAGWAYTNDVNLIAASYNAPSMGGGGSGIYAGRDGPLVMFMPDRPGTQIILSRVLKRQYNNCDIQSKKCSIDSNYQTFMSDNLVLPYGKEKSSPNRNRPSDFRFFVDNSFKDFHVVTMRSADPDAEQHDDTLSASFQYEHDGFECAMTVRWRNENNNDTTDYNLFAYSGTRTFSGFVDAHIETCGLTTYKPGGAAPGHYGGAVVYYDPPKDLVTITGITIAARSPDLGTLPIPSTLDTSSYPLANDYYTFSKRTVTVGKRKMLEINMELSKPVANLVTFGIYKLPRRVNRG
- the LOC132934711 gene encoding vanin-like protein 1 isoform X6, which encodes MVSGNETTKNKGYDSQYYIAAVVEYHPNLGSNPLQSMQNNLPIYEDIIHHASQYDVDILVFPEAGLTGVTLPDNRKEIKTFLTEIPSPESNTIPCFTQYCSTVLNKLSCAARLHHMYVVVNLPEIEYCKTEDDDSCPEDLANYYNTNVVFNREGRIVARYRKFNLFGELGFNHTNSSELCTFDTDFGVRFGMFICFDILFQDPAARLIRETGVKDIIFSTAWFSEIPLLTADSVQAGWAYTNDVNLIAASYNAPSMGGGGSGIYAGRDGPLVMFMPDRPGTQIILSRVLKRQYNNCDIQSKKCSIDSNYQTFMSDNLVLPYGKEKSSPNRNRPSDFRFFVDNSFKDFHVVTMRSADPDAEQHDDTLSASFQYEHDGFECAMTVRWRNENNNDTTDYNLFAYSGTRTFSGFVDAHIETCGLTTYKPGGAAPGHYGGAVVYYDPPKDLVTITGITIAARSPDLGTLPIPSTLDTSSYPLANDYYTFSKRTVTVGKRKMLEINMELSKPVANLVTFGIYKLPRRVNRG
- the LOC132934711 gene encoding vanin-like protein 1 isoform X1, encoding MRYWLVMPVKKVIHFLNSTRDLRLLKMVSTSISLDRRSYSEKIPKTQVINELTLMVSGNETTKNKGYDSQYYIAAVVEYHPNLGSNPLQSMQNNLPIYEDIIHHASQYDVDILVFPEAGLTGVTLPDNRKEIKTFLTEIPSPESNTIPCFTQYCSTVLNKLSCAARLHHMYVVVNLPEIEYCKTEDDDSCPEDLANYYNTNVVFNREGRIVARYRKFNLFGELGFNHTNSSELCTFDTDFGVRFGMFICFDILFQDPAARLIRETGVKDIIFSTAWFSEIPLLTADSVQAGWAYTNDVNLIAASYNAPSMGGGGSGIYAGRDGPLVMFMPDRPGTQIILSRVLKRQYNNCDIQSKKCSIDSNYQTFMSDNLVLPYGKEKSSPNRNRPSDFRFFVDNSFKDFHVVTMRSADPDAEQHDDTLSASFQYEHDGFECAMTVRWRNENNNDTTDYNLFAYSGTRTFSGFVDAHIETCGLTTYKPGGAAPGHYGGAVVYYDPPKDLVTITGITIAARSPDLGTLPIPSTLDTSSYPLANDYYTFSKRTVTVGKRKMLEINMELSKPVANLVTFGIYKLPRRVNRG